Below is a genomic region from Kogia breviceps isolate mKogBre1 chromosome 16, mKogBre1 haplotype 1, whole genome shotgun sequence.
TTTACACATGCTGGCTTCAATTTTCTTAGAAGCTCAAGACACTGAAGGAGGTAGGATCTGTATGGGTgttgaataataaagaaaagtcACTCATACAGCAGTCATCATTCAATTTTAAACATCTCATATTGAAATATGCTAAGTAACATTCTACTCTAAAATTTTCCCAACTAATTTTAAGTGATAGTACTTACAGTCATACAATCGGTAATGTTTATTCTTAATAGGTGCTGTGCCATTAAATATAGCAATTCAGTAAATGCTTACAAAGGTGTGGCAAGAActattctttttcccattttacccatcaggaaactaagactcagaagATAAGAAAATAAGTAGTCTGCCTGGCCCGCCCAAGTCTCCACTGCTGGAAAGCGTAGAGTCAGGACTCAAATCCAAGAAATCTGACTCTATAATCTATTTCATAGCCATTACATTATATGCAATTACtgtatacagtttttttttaaattacttgtttTATTAAGATGAGTGaattcattaaaacaaaatcaacatTCGAATAACTCTAgttcaaagataaagaaataaaaaaatcaaaggaaccACTTTAAAAGGGTtataaaggaaatacaaaaattagGATCATGGCTAACACTCATCCAGTAAGCTTATTATGTGGTTGATTTTCAGAGAAAAGAGGCAGTAATTCAGCCTAAACTGAATTATGAAATGTAAGAGCTGTTATATACGAATTCTCTCAGTCCTTTCTGTATCTGAATAAACCTAGAACGGAAAAGAACAATTTCTGCAAGAGCTACAGCTGACTCCACAGTACCCTCTGGTGGCCGTCAGGTCCTATTTTAATCTTCCCAAAGAAAATAACAGCATTCTTTATGCTCAGCTCATTGCAGTCATCGACTTCTGATAAAAGATTAAGTATTCACCTATTTTCAAATTCCAGactgtcaaaaaattaaaatctaaccCTAACCACTATTAAAAGTCATTGTGTATGTAATTTAACCATCACTTTCTTAATTCCATAAACATAAGACTATAAAAAAGTTTTAACCATTTCTATATcatctaaaaagagaaaaagttataGTTTAGGTAAAACACTGAGCAAATTACCTCATTTCATTGAGTTTTACTTTTCTAAACTATAAACTGCAAATGGGGATAAAAAGGACTCTGAAGTTTTAATTGTGATAAGTGAACTTGCAAGTCCCtagtctttctctgcctggacaTATTACAGAGTAAAATGTTACAGCAAAAAATGTTAAATCCCTCTCCATTGAGAGGGTATTCAGGCAAATACTTTGCCTACACCTTAGGATTTCAACAAGTGTCTAGTTAATCTTAAATATTTACCTAGTCTTCCTGTGCTATCTTATTCATCTACAACTATTTAATGTTTAATTGATCTTCATTTTGATGCaatgaaaattaatataaaatcaaaggaaaatcCACACAGAGAAGTACAGAATCTAATGGgcattccctggtggcctagtggttaggattccacgctaTCATTGCTGTGGCCCACGGTTCAATCCTGGGTCGGGAAAcggagatcccacaagcctcgcagcgcaaccaaaaaaaaaaaaagaaagaaaaaattgtctTAAGAACAGAAACTTAGGCTGaaactctcactgttgtggcctctcccgttgcggagcacaggctccggaagcgcaggctcagcggccatggctgccatggctcacgggcccagccgctccgcagcatgtgggatcttcccggaccagggcacaaacccgtgtcccctgcatcggcaggcggactctcaaccactgcgccaccagggaagcccattttaatcatttttaagtgtgcagttcagtgttATCGTTTTTTCAATATGGTTTTTTAAAGTTGCAAAAATTTCTGCTGAATTCTTAACTTATAACTGAGTATCATGAATTTTCCTGAGATCaccttctattaaaaaaaaaaccaactgagTAATTTAGTAGCCATTCAATATTCAATTATGTTTGTGTACAATTAAGTAAAACTTACATATTAAAatgaatcagttaaaaaaaaacagctgcaAAAATATAAATGGTGAGATATTAATATGATAAGATTAGTATGTAATGAGAAAGGTAAACTAACCTGCTCATGAGTCTTCAAATGTTAAAATCACCAAGAAAGTATcttcaattatttaattattgcTTAGAAGGTTCATTTTTTGGCCACCTATAAGCAGACCTATATTTTTGCGGCTCTATAAAAGATAAAGGATGTATGCTACAAAAACTTGTTGAACAGTAATGAATTCTAGGACACGTCCTACGGCACCTCTGGACTTACACTGTCACAGAACTGATctttcttaatattaaaatatttatatattcacataAAAATAACATCAATTCCAAAGCCAGCTTCATGATCGTGAGTATATACTACAAGCATTCccatttaaaatcagaaacaaaataaaggtgTATGATGATTCTGGAGGTTTTACTCACAAATGtaatgaaacaggaaaaaagaaaaatcaaatggacAGTTATGACAAACAGCCAGAGAATTACTTAAGTGTCTAAATACAAAACTACTATCTAGAAATCAATCAATAGCCTGGTAGGGATTAAGACTGTAGACTGATCACACACAACTAACTTCAATCCCTTCTAAATCCCCCATAACAACAGTAAAGTTCCTACtgacaaggaaaggaaaaacaaagataagaaacaaaatgaacaaaatttgaTAAGCTAAAGAGCAGGTGGATAAGCAGTTAACCAACTCTGCCTGAGACAGTCAAACCCTAAGACAGTCATGGAAAAGGCTGAGAAACACCCTGACTTATGCTGCAGAATCTTCACGAGGCTCAAAGCCTATAGCTCCAGGTATCACGGGACTAGGGAGCAGGTGGCTAAAACAGGAGGATGTGAAATCCCaaatcccttccctccttccctccattctGGTGATGACAGGTCTTTCCCTACCCTGGCCCAAGTTCTAGACTTTTATTCTTTGGAGAGGATAGAACATAAGGTCTGTCTCAGGTTCACCAGGCACTGGTGAATAATTCAACAGCATGCATATGAAATGCCCCCTCTCTCACTTGATTTCCAGAGAGCTGGCATCCAGACTTCTATCTTCCAAGCAGCAGACTACTCCCTAGAAAACTTCTTTCTCAGAAACACTCCTTTCTGTGGAATTAGGAacatgaaaaaaaggaaagacctaAAAATAACAACTTTAGAGATTCTCCATCAACTGGCCAAAAAAGAACCATCCTACAGTGAAGCTCCAAGCTGAAAGTTCTATTCACTCTTCCAGTCTATTCTCCATTTCCCAATTCTTAATCATGAGTAGACCTGTCAAGAATTATGAACCATCTGGAAAAAGCTTCTAATAAGAAAAATAgttgttaaaagagaaaaaaaaaaaaaagaaagaaaaaaaggcaggaaaaagaaaacataaaatgaaaacccACAAACTATCAGTACTCTAGACGGATACATAACAAGCAAAAGACCATATAAAACTAATATTTCTAGTATAAAAAAGAGCTTTTGGAAATGAAAAGCTTAGCAGAAATGGAAAACTCAGTAAAGGGGCTGAAAGATAAAGCGGAAGAAATatgaggaaacaaaacaaagataagaattgcAGCCACCATTaacaatatatgtgtgtgtcccaCACTTACGGGCTAGGCGATTTACAATCTTCATAGCAATCGGGAAGACAGACACAATTTACTCACTTATAAAATGTGCatagtaaaaatgtatttaattgaaTAAGATGGGCATTTATAAAGATGCATTTATTGACTCTTATTTAGTTTGCACTTGCCAAAGTAATAAGACAGCAGAGAAGTGAACCCCAATCTGGCCGGCACTAAACCTAGTCCTTTGCGCACTGCGCTCAACTACGCTAGCAACACACTGCTGAGAAAAGTGGCTTTTCTAAGTGGTAATACCTGAGTCACTGACTTGATCTCCTGCCAGTCTTTTAGTCCCCCCTAGTTCCCTTTCCCTATGAAGGTCGCTCATAGCTCTAGCATCCTACCCACATCCCTTCATCTCACAAAACTATCAAGTAACGTGAAATATCAGCACTTCAGATATTCTATGAACATTACCCGGTTGAAACAATATCCATTCCTAAGAGCTGTCTAACTAGCGAAGTGTGCCGTGACGCCTAACAGCCTACGTTCAAAGCCAAGTGTGTCAAGGATTTGCAAGGGCAGAGGGAAGGCAGGAACACTGCTGTGAGAGATGCACTCATCACAGGTTTCTTCTTGATGACCAGTGGAAAACTGATCCGAAAGGACAAAATAGGCAGGACCTAAGACTATACAGAATCCCAGATAATACATGGACAATcagatttaggaaaaaaaaaaaaaatcatcattttcaGACTCAATAAAATTATTGATTCAGGCAAGGATTGGTGTTAAAGCCATTAACTGAACAGCTGACAGAGCACTGGGCATTTTATTGTACCAAAGTGAACCAACAGCACATAGGTTACTTCTTAGTAACAAGGAAACAACACATTAACTTCGTAATGGAGGCTGTCACTACCGATTCCGTGGTCAGTCTCAGAATCACGGCTAGGCTGAGAACTAGAttacctcctctttttttttttttttttttaaagaccatctCCTGACTAGAATCTGGCTAGAGAGCTGTCAGGGTGTGTAAACACAAATAAATCTTCCTCGAGACGACAAACTCACACAGAAGTATCGCCTCCGTCGACCTGACAACAGTacattcagtaatttttcttaatCCAgcgatgaagaaaaaaattatttctatccataagaatgccaaaaaaaaaaaaaaaaagctaactagAAAGCATTAGAAACGGAGCTACCTTTAACCCCTGTCTTAGAACCCTAGAGAATACAAGCGGTGTAAAATGCCAGCGCCCGCTCCCAGTGCGTTCCCAGGGATCACCCTGGCCTGGGCCTGGCGACAGGGCCCGCCCCAGAAACCCGCTCGTCGCCTGCAAGGTAAGAGAAAGGCAAGCGCCACAGACGCGCACCCTGGCGCGGCGCTCACGGTACTCGACAGAAACGCGGGGACAGCTACTCACTGTGGCGACGCGGTCCTCCTCGGCTTCAGACAAACGTCCACCACACTGGCCTGAAGGCGATTCCTGGTCCTAGAATGAAGAATGACAAATGATTTAGTGCTAGCCAAGCTGGACGCAGCACCGGCTCGTAACCACCAGCGAGACGGAGCAAAGGGACAAGAGGTCAAGGCGCCTCCGcgctccccccatcccccaccgcAATGCCGCCGAGACGCCAGGTACAAACAGCAAGGCCCCGCCACGACCACACGAGACTACACGGTCCCTACGAACAACAGGAGGGAGGTGGAGGGCGAGCGCAGCCTGGACGGCAGCGGGGAATCCTATCCCCCGATTCTGCCCACCCTCCGCCGTCCCCGTCGTGCCCGGACCCACTCGCGGGAAACTCGCGTCGCCCCGGGGCGGAAACCCCCGCACTGGCCCGGAGCCCTAGACCTGCCCGCTCCGCGTCCGCCATTAGAAACTCGCCCAGATAAACTGTGACGAGAAGACACGGCGCGCCGCGGCCCCGGCGGCAGAGGAGGGGACCGGCGCGGGGGATCCGCGCCCTCGCCGCCAAACTTGGGGACCTCACGCCGTCGCCGCCGCCGGGACTGTGCGAGCGCGGCCCCGAACGCCCACGGAGGCGCCCCTCCCCCCCGCCGCCTGCCCCCGCCCCGGGCGGCCCCGAGCGACCCCCGCCGCCGGCGGCCGCCTCACCCGGCCCTCGCGGCCGCGCCCGCTCTCCCGCAGCCCGCGGGCCGCCGGCCAAGGCGCCTGGGACATCAGCGGAGCCGCCGGCAGCCCGAGACCCCAACGCGCTAGCGGCGACGGCGTCCGCGCCGCGGGGCGCCTGTCCCGCGTCAGTCGGAGGCTCCGGGGGACGCCTCACCCATCTCCGCCTCCCGGagcctccgcctccgcctccggAGGCTGCACCACTCCCGGCCACCCCCACTGTCGGCGGTCCTGGGCTGGAGACTCGGCGGGGACAAGCCTCACCCGGTTCTGGCTGCGGCTCCGCGGAAcgaacctccccacccccacccacccccaccttggGCAACAAGCGCAACTCCACTCCGTCCAGTCCCGGCTTTAGAGCGGGTAAGGAGGTGGACACTGCGGCCGCGGCGGCGCGGCGCGGACCGGGAGGCCCCGCCCCCACGCCCTCACTGGGGGCAGGGTAGGGCGGGCCGGGCGGCTCGGGCCCGCCCATTGGCTGCGCCCACCTTCCTCCAGGACCCCCTCGAGGGGGTGGTCCGACGCCCTGTCCATCAGGCGCAGGCCACACCCCCGCACCTCTGGtccacccccacctcctccttccccgGCCCCACCCCGGCCCGACCCGTGAGAGTCGGGTCGCAGACTCTCGTGTCCGCTGCGCCCGCCTCGGCTTGGCCCCGGGCGGCCCGAGAGCCTGAGCCGGGCCGCCTGCCCCCGTAGTGGCTGCGAGCTATCGCCGCCCGAGGATCGCCGCGGCCTCGATGTCCCCCACGCCCTCCCTGTCCAGTGTCTGGGAAACCCCGTGAGGGCCGAGCGGGCAGGGGCTGCGGCGACGCGGGCGGGAGCCGGGGGCCGAGAGGCCGGCGGCGGGGGGGGGCCCGCGCGCTCCGAATGCTGGAAGCGCTCTCCCTCGCCTCAGCCCCGTGGGGAGGCGTCCCTCGCTCCCGTCATGGCTGCGGGAGGAGACGACGTCCTCCATCTTGTCGGGGCCGCGGGGGGAAATGGGGGCAACTCCGACTCGTCCCGGGAAGCCCGGGCTGGGCCCCGCCGCTCGGCCGCGGGGACGGCGCCCTCTGCCGGCTCCGCACCTGGCCCCGGCCCGGCGAGACGGGGGCCGGCCCAGATGCCGCTCCCGCCTCCGCCGGCCAAGATGGAGGCGGCTGCGGGTCCCCGAGCGGGGCGCCCGCCTGTCGGAAGGGCTGGGCCGGCCCCCGGGCCTCTGTCCTCGTCGGCCCCCAGGCGGACGAGGCCCCGGGCCGGCCCCGCGGCGGGAGGGAGCGCAGGTGCGTCCGGGCTGGGCCGGGTCGGGCGAGCTCCGACCAAGGAGGGGCTCGGCTTTTGTTCGCCGTCTACACCTATATCCCGGGCGCACATCACGGGCTGTGCGGGTCCCGAGGTGTCACGTAGGAAGTGAGCGGGGAGGCCGCCCTGGCGGCCGTCGGTGGGACTGCAGCCGACGCTGTTGGTTTTAATAGAAGTTGGTGAAGCACTGTATGACCATGGTTTCTGGTAATATGGCTAAcatgattttccttcttttttaaaaacagattgagCCCCCTTTGATTATTTCTTCTGGAGAATGGTAAAGGCACAGGTTTACTGAGTGACAGACGCATATCAACGAAGACAAAAGCACTGTTAATGGATTGATGAGAGTCCCGTGTAATCTGAGTCCTGTGGTACTTACTGTACCACCAAGACCATCCTGAttcagaaaatgcagaaacaccCTTCATGATAAAACCACTCAACTAACTAGGATGAGAAGGAAACTACCACCACAGACTAAAAGTCATGTATGAAAAACCTCAGCTAAcagcattctcaatggtaaaagacTGAGAGCTTTTCCTCTAGGAACGGAAACAAGGCAAGCATGCCACTTTCACCACTACTGttaaacatagtactggaagttctaaccagagcaattagttaagaaacagaaaggaaagatatccaaattgaaaaggaagaagtaaaatgatctctCTTTGCAAATCATATAATCTTATATAcacaaaaccctaaagactccacaaaaaaGCTTTTAGAACTAACAATTGgagacttgcctggtggtccagtggtaaaggatccaccttacaatgcacggatcgcgggttccatccctggtcagggaactaagatcccacatgccaaggggcaactaagcctgcatgccacaactactgagctggcgagcctcaactagagagcctgtgtgccttggagcctgcaggccacaactagacagaagcctgcgccctgcaatgaagagcctgcatgcggcaacaaaagatcccacgtgcctcaacgaagatcccatgtgccgcaactaagacgcaatgcagccaaaaataaattaaataaatatttttttaaaaacaactaataaatgaattcagcagagTAACAGGATATGAACTCAAAAcccaaaaatcagttgcatttctgtacactaacagtGAACAACCTGAAAaggatattaagaaaacaattccagggaattccctggtggtccactggttaggacttgaCGCTTTCACTGCGGTCGCCCGGGTTCAATCctgggtcggggaactaagatcccacaagcggcacagtgcagccaaaacaacaacaacaacaaaatgattccgtttacagtagcatcaaaaagaataaaatacctaacatAACCAAGTAGATGAAAGACttatacaatgaaaactacaaaacattgctgaagtaaatttaaaaagacataaatagacatcctatggtcatggattggaagacttaatattgttaagatgtcagtattacccaaagcaatctgtagatttaatgcaatccttatcaaaatctcagtgacatttttacagaaatagaaaaatccattctGAAATTCATATGGAGTCTCAAGGGACTTCAAAGTgtcaaaacaatcttggaaaagaagaaagctggatgactgacacttcctgacttcaaaacttactataaaagtTCACtaatcagacttccctggtggctcagtggttaagaacacgcctgccaatgcaggggacatggatttgagccctggtccaggaagatcccacatgccatggagcaactgagcgcgtgcgccacaactactgagcctgtgctctagagcccgagagccacaactattgaggcccgcatgcctagagcccgtactccgcagCGAGAGAaaccactgcgatgagaagcccgtgcactgcaatgaagagtaacccccactctctgcaactagagaaagcccgtgcacagcaatgaaagatcttgcatgcctcaacgaagatcgtacgtgctgcaactaagacccaacacagccaaaaataaataaatttttaagaaatgacacaaatgaacttatttatgaaacaaatagaatcacagacatagagaacagactggtggttgccaagggggagggggttgagggAGGGATAGAGGGGACGTTGGTGTTaacagatgtaagcttttatatatagaatggataaacaacaaggtcctactgtatagcacagagaactatattcaatatcctgtgataaaccataatggaaaagaatatttttaaaaaacatatgtataactgaatcaccttgctgtacagagtaattaacaaaacattgtaaatcaacatacttcaattaaaaaaacaaaaaactgtgacACTGGCACAAAGTTAGACATATAGAGCAATGCaacagaatccagaaataaactcaggcATACATTGtcaatgatttttgacaagggtgccaagaccattcaatgacAAAAGAAGAGTGTTtacaataaacggtgctgggaaaaccagatattcacatgcagaaaaatgaagcTAGACCCTTACCCAACAACACAGAAAATTAGCtctaaatggatcaaagacctaaatgtaagagctaaaattcttagaaaaatacattGTGTAAAagcttcacaatattgatttggCAGtcatttcttggatatgacaccaaagacaCAGGTAACAAAAGATGAAGCAaactggacttcatgaaaattaaatttggGGGTCATCACAAGACACtgtcaacagagtaaaaaggcaacccacagaaagagagaaaatatttgcaaatcatgtatctgtgAGGGATTACtacccagaatatatagagaactcctgAAACTCGGCAGCAAAAAACGACCCAATTATAAACTGGCAAaggacataaatagacatttctccaaagaaaatatacaagttGCCAATAGCACATGataggatgctcaatatcactaatcactagagcaCTGTAAATCAAAACGACATGGAAGAATGTCAGGGTTCAATTTCTGATTTCACATCTAAGGCACCTGGAAGTTGCCACTTTgtcctaaaaacaaatgaaaagctaAAGAGACCGAAAAATGGACAACTCTTCCAGGATCCATAAGTGAGTTGAGGACACAAGGCAAACCACATCCCTCAGGGCTGGAGGAACAGACCGTCCAACACAGGGAGTCCTGGTTGGCCAGAGCAAGACCGGGAGTGCAACCGCCCATGGGAACCAGTGCTATGATCGGAAAACCTGAAGAGtggctggaggctcagtgtggataatttttaaaaaatatttatttataccgcaaaaaaccccacaaaactgtAACTGTATTGGGCTTCCatcatggtggcgcagtggttgagagtccgcctgccaatgcaggggacgcgggtttgtgccccggtccgggaagatcccacgtgccgcggagcggctgggcccgtgagccgtggccgctgagcctgtgcgtccggagcctgtgctctgcagcgggagaggccacaacagtgagaggcccgcgtaatgcaaaaaaaaaaaaaaaaaaaaaaaagctgaagagGACCCAGTTGGCGAGGGGAGGTGGGCACAGTTCTGTGAGTTTTACATCCAGGAGCTTGACCAGGTTCTTACAGTAAATATCAGGAAAAATCCCTTCTTGCTTCCTGCAGTGGGCAGGGAAAGGGAACCGTTTTGAAGCCAGAGCACACCGTTCTTTTTAATAACCTGCCCTCAGAAGAAAGTATgtaaccagagcctaacctgacctgggggaagggaaacaCCCAGCTTCAGCCCCCTCTGGCCCCTCACCTGAGAGAAGGCAAATATCCAACTCCAGCCCACCCTGGCCATCCTCTCCCAGGAAAtagtgaagaaataaaacaacagaaaacgcttgtgaagttcacagtccccAGTTCACAGGCTCCCTAAGACCAAGACCCAGTCATAGGGCTTTGGATGgctttccctctccccccacctcatTAGGAAGGGCCTAATCACAGCAGTTCCTTTCACCCAGCATATTATGTCTGCCAAGCAAGACATATAAGACATACCAAAAGGCAAAAGACagggctggggacttccctggtggtccagtggttaagactccgtgctcccagacgtagagaatgggcttgaggacaaggggagggggaagggtaagctaggatgaagcaagagagtggcatggacatacacacactaccgaatgtaaaatagctagctagtgggaagcagccacacagcacaggaagatcagctcggtgctttgtgaccacctagaggggtgggataaggaggaatgggagggagacacagagggaggagatatggggatatatgtatgtgtatagctgattcactttgttataaggcagaaactaacataccattgtaaaacaattatactccaataaagatgttaaaaaaaaaaaaaaaaaagactccgtgctcccagtgggggcccgggttcaaaccCTAGTCAGGGGactagaacccacatgccacaactaagatcccgagggccgcaactaagaccaggcacagccaaataaatattgaaaattaaaatacagaggtAAAGAAGGGCATTAATTAATAAAAGAGTCAATTTCCCAAGAAGACTTACGGCCCTTAACgtgtacattcttctcaagctcatatGGGTAGATCACTTACTGGCTCATTGAACACaccttaaatttaaaaggatagaaTTTCTACAGTGTCTGATCTTAGACCACAGTGTAATTAACCTAGAattaaataacagaaagataactggaaaatcccaAAACAAACGGGgactaaacaacacacttttagataacatgagtcaaagaagaaatcccaAAAGAAACTaaagtattttgaactaaatgaaaatggaaatacaacttaccaaaatttgtgggatacaaTGAACGTAGTACTTAGAGtgaaatttatagcactgaatGCATTTTCCAGATCTTTcttctggaaaagaagaaaggtctaaaATTAGTCAACTAAGTTTCCATctaaggaaactagaaaaagaaaagcagattaaataaaaagtaagcagaaaacaagaaataataagaattagagcagaaaCCAATTAAATTTGGGCATAACCTACTTGAAatagaccaattccttgaaagacacaacctgccaaaactcacacatgGAGAGACAGACAACCTGAATActgtgtaattaaaaaaaaaaaagtgaataaaaagtttttaagaagtacacatgagggcttccctggtggcacagtggttgagagtctgcctgccgatgcaggggacacgggttcgtgtcccggtccgggaagaccccacatgtcgcggagcagcggggcccgtgagccatggccgctgagcctgcgcatccgcagcctgtgctctgcaacgggagaggccacaacagtgagaggcccgcgttaccgcaaaaaaaataaaaataaaaaagtacacATGAGCCAACTTTAAATGGGTCTCACTAACTGTAGTAGACTGAATAATGTCTCCCAAAGATACCAGTTTCTAATCCCTGCAATCTGTAAATGATTCTTTACATGGCAAAGGTTTGCAAATGTCATTGAATTAAGGGTCTTGAATTAGGCAGATTATCGGAGAATCAGTGTGGGCCCTAAATGCACTCACATATATCCTTATACAAGGGATCCTTGCAAGAtctgacacacagagagaagaaagcaatGTGACCATGGAGGTAAACGTTGGAATGCTGTGGCTCCAAGTTAAGGTGCGCGGTAGCCGCTGGAAGCTGGAAATGGTAAGGAATGGATTTGGGCTAGAACCTGCAGAGGGAATGCAGCCCCGCCAACACCTCGCTTTTGGCCCGGTtaaactgattttggacttgtTATCCAAAActatgaaattatatattttttaattgtaaaaaaatgCAATGATTATTCCCCCGTGTCTTTGGGTTGGAAACCCAGGTAGGACTTA
It encodes:
- the LOC136792835 gene encoding uncharacterized protein encodes the protein MTNDLVLAKLDAAPARNHQRDGAKGQEVKAPPRSPHPPPQCRRDARYKQQGPATTTRDYTVPTNNRREVEGERSLDGSGESYPPILPTLRRPRRARTHSHGAPRPRRQRRGPARGIRALAAKLGDLTPSPPPGLCERGPERPRRRPSPPPPAPAPGGPERPPPPAAASPGPRGRARSPAARGPPAKAPGTSAEPPAARDPNALAATASAPRGACPASVGGSGGRLTHLRLPEPPPPPPEAAPLPATPTVGGPGLETRRGQASPGSGCGSAERTSPPPPTPTLGNKRNSTPSSPGFRAGKEVDTAAAAARRGPGGPAPTPSLGAG